From Candidatus Nomurabacteria bacterium, one genomic window encodes:
- a CDS encoding DUF488 domain-containing protein: MSRHTLEDGATPDPEIHDDLYDEWWPELAPPARLVGAYYKRGLSWREFEQEYQNFLRRPEVARKITELIDLARNCTVTILCVEDKPDQCHRRLLAEACLEAANDLEVVIQ, encoded by the coding sequence ATGAGTCGCCATACTTTGGAAGACGGCGCAACACCAGATCCAGAAATACACGACGATCTTTATGATGAATGGTGGCCAGAGCTTGCCCCTCCGGCCAGACTTGTTGGTGCGTATTACAAAAGGGGACTATCTTGGCGAGAATTCGAGCAAGAGTACCAGAACTTCCTCAGACGTCCGGAAGTTGCGAGGAAAATTACCGAACTGATAGACCTAGCGAGAAACTGTACCGTAACAATCTTGTGCGTAGAAGATAAGCCAGACCAATGCCATCGTCGGTTGCTTGCAGAGGCCTGCCTCGAGGCCGCCAACGACCTAGAAGTTGTGATTCAATGA
- a CDS encoding DUF1761 domain-containing protein, translated as MLGIDVGAVLLATGLMYVIGAIWYMVLFAKQWGEMFGFDKLSKAKQKEMQKQMMPMMLLQLIVTALSAFALAKLIALAPDYSVYKLAVCVWLGFSLPTIVSSVIFGGVEAKWIQRRITIMSTESLAHILAAAWLIGLLQ; from the coding sequence ATGTTAGGAATAGATGTAGGAGCTGTGCTGTTAGCTACAGGCTTAATGTATGTAATCGGAGCAATCTGGTACATGGTACTTTTTGCCAAGCAATGGGGCGAGATGTTTGGTTTCGACAAACTAAGCAAAGCCAAACAAAAAGAGATGCAAAAACAGATGATGCCAATGATGTTACTGCAACTTATTGTAACGGCGCTGAGTGCTTTTGCACTAGCCAAGCTGATTGCGCTAGCACCAGACTACTCCGTCTATAAGCTCGCAGTATGCGTTTGGCTAGGATTTTCGCTACCAACAATTGTGTCTAGCGTTATCTTTGGCGGGGTCGAGGCTAAATGGATACAGCGGCGAATAACGATTATGTCTACCGAATCTTTAGCTCACATCTTGGCGGCTGCTTGGCTAATCGGCCTACTCCAGTGA